A genome region from Phoenix dactylifera cultivar Barhee BC4 chromosome 18, palm_55x_up_171113_PBpolish2nd_filt_p, whole genome shotgun sequence includes the following:
- the LOC103714062 gene encoding uncharacterized protein LOC103714062, whose product MTPPADTAPTEQELEVARILRKFPKLVLEAEARRLPDFLRWGARRRRTALGDDDSLLRLPPPPPAPISPPPDGNEETKDGPRGGGATSSPATPLSFPASGGEEPDSRRPRPSCSSLKAFKNPKQHKEWVKEQSQLIASLSEQKVDLQRSIAEYNALYEKLQARHSWLKDLQSKVAREAMEEVGQRRTQRQDGSFGPAPPGPTTLQSPAARSMVDPHHRAYWSEMGRAALPPPPVYRAAVRGNPAPPPPAERCASLDLNARPEEEEWEQLQSSAYKAAMSAQARKRRLEIQREKNSYSSSSTLFSRTHKMPRLS is encoded by the exons ATGACGCCGCCGGCGGACACCGCGCCGACGGAGCAGGAGCTGGAGGTGGCTCGGATACTTCGCAAGTTCCCGAAGCTCGTCCTCGAGGCCGAGGCCCGCCGCCTCCCCGATTTCCTCCGCTGGGGCGCCCGCCGCCGCCGAACGGCCCTCGGCGATGACGACTCCCTtctccgcctcccccctcctcctcctgctcctattTCCCCTCCTCCCGATGGAAACGAGGAGACGAAGGACGGCCCCCGCGGCGGCGGGGCCACCTCCAGCCCCGCGACCCCGCTCTCCTTCCCGGCGAGCGGCGGCGAGGAGCCCGACTCCCGACGGCCGCGGCCGTCCTGCTCTTCCCTGAAGGCTTTCAAGAACCCCAAGCAGCACAAGGAg TGGGTCAAGGAACAGAGCCAGTTGATCGCCTCGTTATCCGAGCAAAAAGTCGATCTCCAGCGC tcaATAGCGGAGTACAACGCCCTCTACGAGAAATTACAAGCAAGACATTCTTGGCTGAAAGACCTGCAATCCAAg GTAGCACGGGAGGCGATGGAAGAGGTAGGGCAGAGACGGACGCAGCGCCAAGACGGCAGCTTCGGGCCGGCCCCGCCGGGCCCCACCACCCTCCAATCGCCAGCCGCGCGTTCCATGGTGGACCCCCACCACCGCGCCTATTGGTCGGAGATGGGCCGCGCGGCCCTTCCGCCGCCGCCGGTATATCGGGCTGCCGTCCGGGGGAACccggcgccgccgccgccggcggagAGGTGTGCGTCGTTGGACCTGAACGCGaggccggaggaggaggagtgggAGCAGCTGCAGAGCAGCGCGTACAAGGCGGCGATGTCAGCGCAGGCGAGGAAGAGGAGGCTGGAGATACAGCGGGAGAAGAACTCctactcttcttcttctactttgtTTTCTAGGACTCATAAGATGCCACGATTGAGCTGA